The Danaus plexippus chromosome 24, MEX_DaPlex, whole genome shotgun sequence DNA window TCACACACAAATGTCACATCAGTACGAACGTATTGTTGCATTTAGGTCAAGCCTTTTaatagttacatttatttacgaaaccgaaatattacaaacatattttcctttgaaataaaacaaaaaacaattttctagtaataaatgataaaaaatatttgtacgtgtataataattagaaGTGGGAtacatcaaaaaaatattctaaataaaataaaaacacagaaAACATAGAagtcagaaatatttttcttgaaaaGCACGCTAACCACAAAACAGTAATTCTATTAAAGGTATCGCAATGTTAGCGGCCTTCCGTTACcttcgtaataaaaatacaatttgtcACTGCAGCCGTTAAAGATAACAGTTAGCCCgcaaataatatgtttgtcCCAAAAAAGAAACGAGAACGTTTTCATATctctttaatttatacatttttactgttatttttactatGAATTGTGaagaaggatttttttatcaaatatcttatttgtatatttgtataagaataaatatatttgtataagaataaatatatttgtatagaataaatatatttgtataagacTAGAAAGAGAATGAATTATGCTTAACACATTCGTGTATTACATGTAATGAGTACAAAAATaccttgaaaattttattaacgtaGCCTTAGAATAAAACTGACATAGAAGGATATTTCTCTTCTTCCTCTTTGTAtgtgaaaatatgaaataattctaattCAGTTTTCTAAACTCAGTTCAATGTTACGAAACTTAAAACGTCCGAGCAACAGCGGACAATTTATACTTACACAATTTAGCGCTCACAGTGAAACTAATATCATTTTCAAAATCAATTCTTCTTTTTCGTTTCTTCTTTAGTTAATGTTTCGTTAATTCTTTTTTAGTccatatataatgattatgaagtgtaagattttcgcgtaacacttataaaatgtaactatATTTACGTGACGAAATTTccgaaaattatgaatataaaataatacaatctcGTAGTTATTTTGAGAAAcagctttattttataatcattaccaatttatcataacatactcctatataaaaaagacatgTAGTAATAATTGTCTATGAGTATGTTTACAGTCGCATATAAATAAACGCTTTTCTCCTATCACGTGTCACCGCTGTTTCGCCCTTCGCCTTTGAACTTTAAGCCCAGTTCATGGGCTTTGAGTAATGGGTTTAACTCGTGAGGGTGAGTTTACCTGTCGTTGAACtcccttatttattattattttattataacatttttttgtaacggtttaattcaataaaggACATGTGTTTTTTGAATTGCATTGAATCCTAAAATGTGATTTTAGTGTGGAGTACATTAAGATACGTCGCACTGATTAAGTTAGGATAACCACACGCCCTCAATGGTGTGGCGGTCTATATTTTCATggaattataacattaagttaattttatatttatcataatttaattaattttactcttcattaatttaactaaagttaactttataaaatttttaaacaataacaattggaagtaaagtaataaatatattttacataaaataaatttacttttttagtataaaaaattatatataaaatacacctCTTTCTCTGGGAACATGAGAATggtagaataatttttttttaattaaattttgtttgaaaaaatcaTATTGAAACAGCCGTTATTCtagttaaagatattttaaaatctgatGCAAAGTATGTTGGCTTCAAACAGAAAACAGAGCTCGTAAATTTACACGTTGAAAATACGTAAAGGAACAAAAAtcgaaattgttaaaaaattatatttcattcaataCTATTCAAACTGTCGGAACATTCGAAGGAGGATTTcggaattatattatgtaccttGGCTAATGAGAGTAAAAGCGTGAAATATTCAAAGCTTTAGTAGTCGCAGACTTTTGCTTAAATCTTTTTGAATTTGTTTCTTCTTTTCGTGATAAGAGTTGTATTAGAAAGTATGAAAGTATATAACAATTCTATTCAAAGCTAAAAATGTCTCCCCTGCAATTTACATTTGATTCGACCAGgtttaagttatttacttttcgctaattatttttgcaatataattatcaCACTTATAGTCAATTACGGCTGATTAgtgtataacattaaaacatttaaactgtCTTACAATAAACACGTGTCGTAACGTCTGTCGTTTTCATGATTAAGAAAAGAAATGACAACTAAGAAACATCGAAACCGGGGcctaatataaaagataaatttgtatattcagGAAGTTTTTAACCCGGATTAATATTGGAAAATtaactacaaatattttcttcataattttaacaaaacgtaacattattgtaataaaaaagttgttcAATGTCATTGGAAGTAGATCGCAGAATctaataagtataaatagtAGGAAGGTTTGTCACGGaactacttttataaaaattgaagggtattttaaaaatgaccattcaatattttactcTTGGCTTTTTAGTTAGAAAATTAAGGCCgtatttgaatagaaaaaatgctataatgtttttaatttacacagAACAATTTAGACCGTCGTTatttaacatgaaataaatcCAAGACTACgagtattttatcttttaaagtttgtttattaacTACTTcttgaagatattttataccttcaattaagattttttttacataccaAATCCAGTATAACTGACTGAAGCAATCCCTCAGTCACAACTATCATCACCCTTACCGGTGATAACCATATTagtaatactatatttataaatcactaTGACATATTGAACGTGTCTTTCACTATAATCACCATGATCATATAAAAGATCTGCTAAATGTAACTAATTCCAGGCGAAGAGATGTCGACCGGGCTGGGTGTCGATGGCGCTGGGTGAACTTGCTCGGCTAGGCGCCCATGCGCGCCTGCCTCCTGCTGTGTGCGGCGCTCGCGCTCACGCCGCGCGCCGCCGCCGCCTCGCACAAGCACACACACGGGACACACGGGACACACGGTACACACGGGACGCACGGGACACACGGGACGCACGAGACGCACGGCTCACACGAGATACAGGAGCCGGCGAGACTAGAACACATCAAAACACAAATACTTGCCAAGGTAATGCAATCATGTTTtggaataaagtttttaaaacattaacctCTAGGCTGTaacatctaaaatatttaaatttgtttttgtaatttagtGACAAACAACCATAGAACTTATTTTCCATTCGAGTGTGGAGTTAGTGTAATGACTGTTTATTAAGGcacacattataaaattaaacatgttccgttaaaaatattggaGATGATGCGTTATCCCACGATGAAAAAGAAGACCACGACTTTGTTGACAAACTCCTTGCATATAATTCAATTCTACGTGATTAGGATTCCGTTTCCATAAGATTTCTTTAAAAGTTTGCTCTAAAACACTTGTAGACCTCGATGTAATATAGACGAGTGGGTCTGATAATTATTGTGATAAAGATGTATGGGCCAGAGCTAGATCAgttttatggttttatttaatatatgtaggcATTGTTCTTATCTTGGGTACGACACATTTTGTGTACTTAAACcctgaaatatgtatatatggctAATCAAAGTGGACTACCAACTACAACTAACAACTAATGGACTATAACTGTAATCTACTCTCCTTCCAAGATATTTGGGCCTTCAATAGATAGTATGAACCACAATTTTATTCAGTATTTGGAGGCAAATCTTCATGTGTTTAGTTGGAAATGAGGCCTATGGGCAGCCCGAAAGTTTTTTTGATTTCAGGACATGCTGTATTTCAGAagcatacattatataaccCTCTGCATGCATATGCATATATACTAAACCACttactacaatatttttttggactGTTCTCACTATTTTGGTGTACAATTGAATTGACATTTCATGTTGGCCGAACTAAGCACATCTACTAATAAAAAGACGACaagaaaaaatgaaattgaatgaTTTTCTTAGacttcatattttatgtaataaatattatcaagaaatatattgatattaactTACATTTTACTGTTTTGAGTTCAATAAAgaggtttaataaaatataattataaagatatgacAAAAAATCGGTCAACTAATAAATTACAGAGGGACCTGTCCTAGCCTTTTGGATAATGGTGGGAGGACACAGTCCGTGTAGGTAACTTTGGTAAAACGGAAATAATATCCAGGCTTTCATGGGACTATAGTTGCAGTGACACTTAAATTGCGGTAGCACTTAAAGTATTCATGAAAATTCTAAATTgacagcaatttttttaattctatgagATTAAGTTCTCACTTTCTTGATTGACGGCCACTCAATTCAAGAAATCTCGTCTTGCAGCTGGGTTTGGCGGAGCGACCGACGCCGTTAGGGGCGCCACCACGTGACGTCGTGAGGCAGATATTAGCTAGGGCGGCGGACGACCAGCCCGAACACCAACCCGAGCCGGAACAGAGCATGAGAGAAATTATTGCAATAGCACACAGAGGTACTACTTACACGAGATATtcacattaaatttgttttgacgTATAAAAACAGAGTACTTTTTAAGGGCCAAAAGTTTGGTAGGATAGTTTCAATGACTCATCAATAGGTCGGAGcctcattaaaaaatatagcgacgaattttaacaaatgtattataatgctTTATTGTCTTGTTTTATTGACGCTTAGtccattattatcaaaaacatgaaaattaaattctgttttatttgccacaacctatttttttttttttttttgttatcttcgTCCTAATCCaagcatatattttgtatgaaacgtAGTTCacattacttaattatttattttgaaatttatttttattgcccAATGAGTTATTGGCTGATAATTTGTTGGgtgattattgttatttaaaaaattaagtaattcatCTCAAATATTAAGGCCCtttgaaaagtattttgtacatggtgttgtttttattctattaacgACTATTTTACAGATAGTATTACTTAAGGCGAAATGACTCTATTTCTCATGACTAATTTcctgattataaaaatttggtttattgtgtattttgaataaaaggtATTTGTTTGAAAGTTTGTGCTAAGCGATTTTTCAGGTATGACATTACTGGTTTCCGAACGTAAACAATGTAAGTATTTACATTAttctatatagaatataattagaaagaaaaatgaattaaagcaacaaattataacaacaatatataaatgtcttataaacataaatgtaaataaaataaatctccaacattttctattgaaTCGCTCGATGTAGACGGCTATGTTGAAAGCGTATTAATACACATTGATTAAAAAGTGTTGGCATAGCatcaattacttaaaaaaaaaactattgttcTATGAGTTAATTGaaagataatataagtaatgttaTACAAAATGGGAATACGAAGCATAAGAATCTTAAATATCGTTTTCAATTTCAGGATTTTACTACCAAAGCTTACATAACCGGATGAAGAAATTACACATGACTGTAAGTTTACGTAATACTtaacgtttataatattttacttgtataaaaaataaattagttaagGACATAactcatttgtttttttagcATATTAGAATACCGGTTTTtccttcaaattttttttttaccacgCTGTCTAatgcgtatttttttattaaacattaatgtttataattataaaactatatatatatataatactttgaagtattttttattttaacttcattatttttgattggtttatttcatatgacatcgtttgattgaaaaaaatatcgtatttTTGCTgccaatataaattaaagaataattaaaaattgtcttaTATAATCAGGATCTGTCTTATAATGGCGACAACGCTGATTTTCTCCTGAAGTAGCTATTTTGCTTTATCAGTACAATCTTTAGGAGTGGACGAATACGAAGTAATCCTGGTAAAGATTATCATAAAAGATTTTCTGTTGATGACAGGACTGTTGATGATGGACTAACATCAAAACGAAACAGCCAATGATATAAAGAATTGCTCCGTGATGATCATCTGTACGAGAATGTTGGATGTACGTTTGTGAAACATCCCTAAACGTACACTAGATATAGTTGTGCAACCATCACATTTGGCGAGACGCCAGCGATGCGCGCGCTTCtgtataatatcttaaaaagttTATGTTACGACAAAAAAATGAAGATAtgagttttaaaaacatttgataGAAATCAAACACGAAATGTATAAACAGTCAAATCTTACACAACATGTAGTTAAGACCActaagaaaaaagaaattgcAATGTTAAACTTTTTACAGAATGCGTACTTATAATGCCTCTGAATATTCTTATAGTTCAGTCAAATGATTCAAATTTCTACGAGTTATGACTGCAGCCAAGTTtcagcaaaaaataaaagacgtCTCGAAAACccgaatatttattgtatatagttCATCCTACTTggcattactttatttattaggtGTAAATAATctgtgacatttttttaagcgCTTGGCATACAACAACCGAAATGAAAAAGACTAAGAGTTTCATTGAGCAGAATggattaaaaaagttttagcaTGACTCAAGAACTTgggttttgtttatttttatgcatataaaatagtcgtggtggcctggaggttacaggcccgcctctcatacgtcagggcgcgggttcgaaatcTGGCAAGtcccaatgtgatcttttcatatgtactttctaagagtatttagacaccactgacagacggtgtaggaaaacatcgtgaggaaacctggtcttataatttcaaattataagattaaaatcgccaacccgtcttaaGCGAGCGTgatgattaatgctctaaccttcttcATGTCAGAAGAGGCATTTGCTTAACAGTGggccgataggctgatgatgatgatgatcatgatataaaataaagtccaCGTCATCTTGAATtcatctatattaaatatatattttcaagtctcatttataacaactattcttctttataaattcCTGACATGACATGATTGGCAAGAAACTTGGGCCTAGCGTTCCTAAGACAGTCAATGCtgattatagaaaaatatattatttataatagatataatatttttcgccATTCTTTAgccaaaacatataatttttaaagttgtataacatattttaatcaattaggAACATAGAAAGTTGTCGTTGGATTCGCTATAAAATATTGGCCTCAGGTAAAATTTGAGCTAGTAGCcttaatagcaataaaatcTTACTATTgtagtaataaacaaaattagctgcacataatttacataaaaagttCTCAATTTTAGCTTAATCATTACAATGACCATACAAAAGCATAACAATATTTAGTTATGCTTTTTCCAGACTATATGAGATAGTTCATTTCAGTCTTCCGTGCATAGAATATTTTGAGtctcaataaataacaacCATTGGGCATTTTACGtcctaattaaattatacgtaaATCGGTTGGTCTGCTCACGTTTTCTTCATCGCTTTTCGTTTGACCAGACGGACACACTGTCTGATATTTAGCgctaatttcattaaaatgtgactaactaaagttataaatgtatcgtaattaaatgtattctcTTAatcgttaaattttttttatctgtcaaATTATccttcaatatatttgtttcttgaattatcagatatatttaaaataatttcttcaattttaattttaatttattattttaaagtaattcttacatcattatcatattttgtttatcgCGTTGTGCCATATGTTAtcagaaagaaaaaattaataactcatttaataaaatgaatacatCGATTTTTCCGTTTgacatagtttaaaattaagtatcggctcaatatttacatttctttataatttttatatttatttcttatattaaaatttgttccaAATAAAAGCGTAGAGTTGGAATctcaatttattgaatataagtaCAAAACTAACAACGTCCACTGCAATATATAAATCCGTAGTGCAATCGTAAATTGGTGCCTCTTAAAGACCTTCCCCGTTCAAAATGGCCCGGCGTAAGGCAGTAAATTTAAGGAAGATACGGGTTTTCCTCGCCTGGACTATAATGGGCGTATTGACTCCCACAAACGGGGAGTTTGAcctttcattgaaatttaaataaaaatttgtcttaaataaaactaatattttcagatgtactacttttttattattttacccacatgctcccgacgtttcgtgatcacggacagacgagtgtgtagcttaaaataataagaaaaaaaacttagatatcaaaaatttctttaatgtcATGATCGTTAGTTTAcactttaattattgtaagacGTTTATTTGGTGCGTATGGCTTTGTGCAATTGAGTAccaagttttaatttttaacattattttttttatttatggctCCTGAGTCATCGCCTTTGTCGTCCTTATCAAGTATAAAACTCTTTCTTTTAAATGTCTGTTTTCCCACTATCGCATGCTTTTACGAGGAACCTTAACCCTTAATGTTTAAATCATTTcgtcaacaaataaaacactgtTGTTTTGTTAATGAGGATTAATTAACCggtttattattgataacacTTAGAATAAACACGTGTATTTTTATAGCACAACATCTTGTACACttgttaacaaataaaactataaaaaaatcctatagTTTTCAGTGTTGCCAACGTTTATTATGTGGattggattaaaaaaattataaaattatagtttcagtgttgaaacaattttatttataaacaatacttaattattataattatttatacacaagAATGGAACAGGCAAGTGGAGGCCGTCATAGATAGTGTTTATGATCCTGCTCACAAGTTCGCATGTTGGCTTATCCCCCCGTGATGGCCAATATATTACGATAACCCAAAATTATTTGACTCTTATTACCTTCGCGAACTATTACCAAACAGTTGGcgtttaatattgaataataaataacgtagAAGTGTCTTGAGAAGATCAATTTTAGTCGTTACAACCGAACGAcacatcaatttattttctgcTAGCTGTTGTCTTCGTTTTTGCTCGCATATTAAAACTCTCTTATCCACGTTATCATTTGTGAGGTATCATCCAATTTCTCGAAGATCTTTTAATCAGATCCTGACTCAGAATAAAGCCTTGTCtgtgaaaaacaaataattttaaaaatgagtaATACTTTGGTCGAAATCAAAACTACCTCTTCTTGAAATCAGTCACAGAGTAACCTAAATCactttttatgacaaaacCTACATGCGGGTGAAATTCCCATCGAATTCGGTTCAGTGATTAGTCCGAACAAAAGGACAAGCagacaaaaatgtaaaatattgtagttGTCAGGTATTTGTCACATTAGGAATTGAGTGAAACGAAACACGCTAAAATTACAAAAGGACAGTTAAATTTTATCGattagtataattaaatattttactaaatagtttaaaatcaaaGAGGAAAATTCAGAAATGTAGAACTGAAGagatcattttatattcatatgaaCTCCCGAGTGACTCGAGATCGTCCACCCTCGTATCTTAATTACACTTTGAACTTACTTTATTTGTACTGGATGTTTACACGGCACTGATAGCGGACACTGATTACGCCTCGATTGTGAtgccattatttatttatttgcgaACATTAAACTGTATTCGCGGAAACAGCTAGaagatgatatatataaaaatgtatatttaattttgtatattctatatgtatatatatattaaggtgACTTtggctgtatatatataaattttcttattgaaaaaaaagttcagaAAACTCAtttaggttttaaaaatattatatagaatgaTTGATTCATCGACTCGAGTTAGGACGCGATAGCTTAAAGTGAAAAACAAGTGAAATCAGCTATCCCGGAGGTTACAGGTTCAAATTCAGCTCGTGTCAATGAAATCCTCATAAATATTAgctaaatatatctttaatattaaaaacaatagttgcatttaattgcatttttttaaatattagtaaaataatatttcaaatataagaaaaactatatattcgTCCAGACTAAGAAACTTCTGTtgaaaaactaacattttcatGTATATAGAAATAGAGACaccttataataacatatttatatatctatatatcaaAAGACGTACATAAAAGTAGAGGCAACGTGGAATAAGATTGAATTGATTTGGACGTTTCCCTCTCAATCAACGAATCATATTCTAATGTTCAATGGGACctgttttattctaaaatgataaattttaatttaaaaaacatatttttattagaaaatttctgaaattaattattttatttgacttttGTTTCAGATGCCGTCATATGTGACCCGATGACTGCGACCGttttcttaaaacatatatcataGTTATTGTAAATGCTCAAATCTAAAGCCTtagaaattaagttattatttgaacTGTCGAATTGTCACGAAgacttaaacttaaattaacgtttaatgttttttgttaaatattccaTGCAATGATTAATTTGGATCGCCAATAACaacttttttctaaattttccaTACACTTTAGGAAATTATTCTTGAAGATaactttattcttattaataaaatagtatatttttattaaaaatataaatgtattattaaaatttgttgaatcaatattttttatgaactattttttaaacaacatttcTCTTGAAGGCATTAAGCTTTCTTAAGTTaactcttttataattatgaaacgTATTTCAAACAacgtaatatattacttatttatatatgttatgtacaaaatgtatatttttaataaactatacaTTTACGTATAacgatagttttatttcattgttaattgtaataaaaataagcattattacaacttaaaaattatccaaGACCAACGCTAAGGCCAagctaattttaaatttcggaCAACCGTTGGATAATATATaggtgatatatttttatttcacgttTCACAATCCTCCAGATatctttattcattataaataatcacaCATAATAgctaagaaaaacattttaaatgcaaaCTCTGCAACATTTTATCTCAAGCCATAGCGGATACAACACTATCTTGCAcgtgtcaataaaatatattgtattgcaTGAATCACACAACATGGGGAAGAAgtgctttatttataataagtgttttaatttaattgattcaattatattagataataCGTTAAGGAATTATAAAGATTATGTAACTATTGAAGTGATTTAGATATACACacatttttgttactatacacttgtttattatttactatttttgtaCGGTATTgtcaaattttaatcttaaggATTTGGTTGGTTATGCGGCCTTCATCCGTTGGAGgtcgtgcacagtatattctgccagtgtcgtgcagaatggaataaaatttaacagcttCGTATGGAGTCACAGTTAGGAACTTTGTTAGTAGATCTAAGACAACACAAATTCAATAAGATTCAAACATAggagatataatatattgtatgaaaaatataataataattctattcattttaatatatttactaaaggGACGAAACACCAACGACATCAAAATTCGGTATTTAAAGGACGGGGAATGTTGACGGGGAGGACGTCATATAGGAGTTGAAGGACTTTAGGACAGCTGAAAAGAAGATGGGGAACGGAACCTTCGTCAAGGAAACATTATCTTAAGAATTTTTACTAATGTTTCCTTAACACAATGCCACATCGTATTGTGCAATCTTTATCTATATTGAACCTTTAGCTTCACACaatttgtttatgtaattcaaactttaaagataattttctaCAATAGAAATGACTGAGTAAGATAGTGCTCTTATTAACTACGGCTACATTTTAACTTACCATTTTTCTCTAACATCCAAGCACCACtcaattctaataaaaactatctttttataaagatcAAGATCAactatctttttaaattatctatcaatatttatggaaaactttaaaacgaAAACACCTTTCGTGTTCGAACTCAGAATAAAATGAGGAGCTTAGAGAGTGGAGgcgagcgtttaacgcgcgttagattgggccccttaaacctacacttgggtcgcaagtcccaggcgccGTTGAAGCtgctctccctgcaacgatggaccagGCAccagcacggtgaatccatggaacgCTGAGAGGTTGTGTCTCTTGTATTTGGCAATATTAATAGTcggttaatttaattcatcttTACAGTTATATGAAGTAACAGATGACATTcgagattatattatatatttttagacagTTACGTCGAGGTCTATGTCGCGAGGTCAACGTACttttgtcataatatatttatcaatgtaTAATGTTGAGTACAAGCGATTTGTGATTCTATTTCACCTAACATATGtcactaattaaataacttttggttttatcgatatatattttttctcaaacaAAACATCTTGATTAAGAattctgttataattttatattgctttcaTTACAAGTGACTTcactttgatatataatttaagtttatgataaattcctataaattcaaaagtaaCTTGACGGACTGTTtatacttaaacaaaaaaaaaaatcttatatgtatttattgataatatgaTATACGTAAGAATTTTGCGTTTACATGTAAATGGAATTAAGTTTTTAGAATacgcgtttttattatttaacatcttCAAGAGCTCAAACACAGTAAGCTCATTCCGAGTGCATCCAGAGCGGGGCGCTAGGATATTAAGAAATCGTGGGCGGTTGAcgacaaataacaagactaactgacagacactttcatctcatctgtccgtgatcacggttgctgtaaaggtcTCGAAGCTTCGGGATCGGGATAAAAAAAACGCCTAGTAACCGAAAAACAGagcttcatttatatttaattatttaagttaaatagaaAGTTATTCTCGACTATATCATccaattatttcataaacatagcacaatattattatac harbors:
- the LOC116775988 gene encoding uncharacterized protein LOC116775988, with product MRACLLLCAALALTPRAAAASHKHTHGTHGTHGTHGTHGTHGTHETHGSHEIQEPARLEHIKTQILAKLGLAERPTPLGAPPRDVVRQILARAADDQPEHQPEPEQSMREIIAIAHRGMTLLVSERKQ